A genome region from Fusarium musae strain F31 chromosome 5, whole genome shotgun sequence includes the following:
- a CDS encoding hypothetical protein (CAZy:GH28~EggNog:ENOG41), giving the protein MGVRKANGGGTLHLAKGKTYVIGKALDLTGLEDIHIHLEGEIKFPDDVEYWQENAWYHPFQKSIMFWKWGGKDIKIYDNGVIEGQGSVNLVRPYEKKLMPLDNGGGMSSNLELAPYIYSILNPNNKYYRPILFFAENTTNLDVSGIHLKDSPCWNNFIVSSKNIKYTDVVATALLNNGIIIPKNIDFMNTMNTSTVRIERTWVNIDDDCFSPKPNSSDLYSIGSLGQYRGEVSNVYDVHIENVWMMNGDYSAARIKVWAGEETGTGFVNNVTFK; this is encoded by the exons ATGGGCGTACGTAAAGCCAATGGCGGAGGCACTTTGCATCTAGCCAAGGGAAAGACATATGTCATTGGTAAAGCTCTAGACTTGACCGGGCTTGAGGACATTCACATTCATCTTGAGGGGGAGATCAAA TTTCCGGATGATGTTGAGTACTGGCAAGAGAATGCCTGGTACCATCCCTTTCAGAAATCGATCATGTTTTGGAAGTGGGGAGGAAAAGACATTAAAATTTACGACAATGGTGTAATTGAAGGCCAAGGGTCCGTGAATCTCGTCCGTCCTTATGAAAAAAAGCTGATGCCATTAGACAACGGTGGTGGAATGAGTTCGAATCTGGAACTGGCTC CTTACATTTACAGCATTCTGAACCCAAACAACAAATATTACCGCCCAATCCTCTTCTTTGCCGAGAACACGACTAACCTCGATGTCTCGGGTATCCATCTCAAAGACTCGCCTTGCTGGAACAACTTCATCGTCAgctccaagaacatcaagtaCACAGATGTTGTAGCGACTGCCCTTTTAAACAACGGAATTATCATTCCCAAGAACATTGATTTCATGAATACCATGAACACATCGACGGTCCGGATAGAAAGGACCTGGGTGAACATCGATGATGACTGTTTCTCACCGAAGCCGAATAGCTCAGATCTTTAT TCTATCGGCTCTCTGGGACAGTACAGGGGCGAGGTCTCTAATGTCTACGATGTGCACATTGAGAACGTCTGGATGATGAATGGAGAC TACTCGGCAGCTCGTATCAAAGTTTGGGCCGGTGAAGAAACTGGCACAGGATTTGTCAACAACGTGACCTTCAAGTAA